One part of the Ignisphaera cupida genome encodes these proteins:
- a CDS encoding electron transfer flavoprotein subunit beta/FixA family protein — MERGTVDRTSTTLEINPFDLYAIEVAKRIKKLFGGIITAISMAPPHAENALRDAIARGVDRAILLSDKRFAGADTLATSYTLASAIKKLGHFNLILCGEKSVDGDTAHVGPEVAEFLGIPHVSFVTRIVDVGNNKIVVESDYGDAYYKVEVNTPALIALSRPVVFMNEFIEPSMPRISDVLRARRAKIEIWNADYLSDIADTSRFGLSGSPTRVVKAYYALEKGREPKIVKGEEGTTLILKTLKELGVV; from the coding sequence TTGGAAAGAGGTACTGTAGACAGAACCTCAACAACTCTAGAAATAAATCCCTTTGATTTATATGCTATAGAGGTTGCTAAAAGAATTAAGAAGTTATTTGGTGGAATAATAACAGCAATTTCAATGGCACCTCCACATGCTGAAAACGCGCTTAGAGATGCTATTGCAAGAGGTGTTGATAGAGCTATACTTTTAAGTGATAAGAGATTTGCTGGTGCTGACACACTAGCAACATCCTATACTCTTGCTTCTGCAATAAAGAAGCTTGGGCACTTCAACCTTATTTTATGTGGAGAGAAATCAGTTGATGGAGATACTGCTCATGTTGGTCCTGAAGTTGCAGAATTTCTAGGGATTCCCCATGTTTCATTCGTTACTAGGATAGTTGATGTTGGAAATAACAAAATTGTTGTTGAATCTGATTATGGCGATGCTTATTACAAAGTTGAAGTTAATACACCAGCTTTAATAGCATTGTCACGCCCAGTTGTTTTCATGAATGAGTTTATAGAGCCTTCAATGCCTAGAATAAGCGATGTTTTAAGAGCTAGAAGAGCAAAGATAGAGATTTGGAATGCTGATTACCTAAGCGATATAGCTGATACAAGCAGATTTGGGTTGTCTGGCTCTCCAACTAGAGTTGTGAAGGCTTATTATGCTCTTGAAAAAGGCAGGGAACCTAAAATAGTTAAGGGAGAGGAGGGCACAACACTAATTTTAAAGACATTGAAAGAGTTGGGTGTTGTTTAA
- a CDS encoding electron transfer flavoprotein subunit alpha/FixB family protein: MVWSGVLVYAENYGRGISKASFELLGKAREIVTKIGGEVSAVIASDPSNIEKYAKDLITYGADKVVTYRIDVDALSNPMIHRCVVIDAINYLKPKLVMFPATPWGRGLAPRIAAHIGAGITADCLDIYVDDNGDIIQVRPAFTGNIIAHIKTLTSPVMATIRPGVFPMPKPNHDRKGEVVERELGYENECLDLSKRVRVVGISREKKVKLSEAEVILSIGRAVKSKEDIKLFEELAKELNAQLACSRPLVDIGWMDRDRQVGFSGNIVRPKLYIAMGISGAPQHIAGMKDSKYVISVNIDPSAPIAKYSDLFVVGDIYDVAKKLLDKLKEIRCGEKQ, translated from the coding sequence ATGGTATGGTCGGGAGTTTTGGTTTATGCTGAAAACTATGGCAGAGGTATTTCAAAAGCTTCTTTCGAATTACTTGGAAAAGCAAGAGAGATTGTTACAAAAATTGGTGGAGAGGTTTCTGCGGTAATAGCTTCTGATCCTAGCAATATAGAAAAATATGCAAAAGATTTAATAACGTATGGAGCTGATAAGGTTGTTACATACCGAATTGATGTTGATGCTTTGTCAAATCCCATGATACATAGATGTGTTGTTATTGATGCAATTAACTATTTGAAACCAAAACTAGTAATGTTTCCTGCAACACCATGGGGAAGAGGTTTAGCACCTAGAATTGCTGCCCACATAGGAGCTGGTATAACAGCTGATTGCCTCGACATATATGTTGATGATAATGGTGACATTATTCAAGTAAGACCTGCTTTTACTGGTAATATCATTGCTCATATAAAGACTTTAACAAGTCCTGTCATGGCAACAATAAGACCAGGGGTGTTTCCAATGCCAAAACCTAATCATGATAGAAAAGGTGAGGTTGTTGAGAGGGAATTAGGTTATGAAAATGAATGCTTAGATTTGTCGAAAAGAGTTAGAGTGGTTGGTATTTCTCGAGAGAAGAAGGTTAAGCTATCTGAAGCTGAGGTTATTCTCTCTATTGGAAGAGCTGTTAAAAGCAAGGAGGATATAAAGCTTTTTGAGGAATTAGCTAAAGAGCTAAATGCTCAATTAGCATGTAGTAGACCACTTGTTGATATTGGCTGGATGGATAGAGATAGACAAGTTGGTTTTAGTGGAAATATTGTAAGACCCAAACTCTATATAGCTATGGGGATTTCAGGTGCTCCACAGCACATAGCAGGTATGAAAGACTCTAAATATGTTATCTCAGTAAATATTGATCCTAGTGCACCTATAGCCAAATACAGTGACTTATTTGTTGTTGGAGACATTTATGATGTTGCTAAAAAGCTTTTGGATAAATTAAAGGAGATTAGATGTGGTGAAAAACAATGA
- a CDS encoding FAD-binding oxidoreductase, which translates to MIRDFKSLIGDLKSVVGEQWIVTEERAVERYLYDETAFGVRPEPVRDVVVVKPGSTEEVSEVLKIANKYKVSVHVRGGGTGLVGGAIPTKPGIVLSLERMDKVTIDVDNMVAEVEAGATLGKLIEEAEKHNLMFPAHPGDEGATVGGLVACNAGGSRAVKTGVVRNYVLGLEIVLPNGDILRLGGKTIKNNMGYNLAHLFIGSEGVLGVITKAYIRLYPKWRYTATIVVPFNSRVDAFRAAKKILFEGLTPLALEYFDRKVIETSANYLGTTWPVKEGEYYLMIILAEALEDVLYVEMEHIDNIVRSEGALEPFVTQRDDEQKSLLKIRSEIFSALKEETFDILDTTVPIGVVDRFIENVIDIEKRYGVWLPVYGHVGDGNVHVHVMKHKGFSKEQLEKIAEDVYDVALLLGGTITGEHGIGYIRRKYVKKVLGDAWIETVKKLKSVLDPNNILNPDKVLPGD; encoded by the coding sequence ATGATTAGAGATTTCAAGTCTTTGATAGGAGATTTAAAAAGTGTTGTTGGTGAACAGTGGATTGTTACTGAGGAGAGAGCTGTTGAGAGATATCTCTATGATGAAACAGCATTTGGTGTTAGACCAGAGCCTGTAAGAGATGTTGTTGTTGTTAAACCTGGTAGCACTGAGGAAGTTTCCGAGGTTCTAAAAATAGCTAACAAGTATAAAGTGTCCGTACATGTTAGAGGTGGTGGAACAGGTTTAGTTGGTGGTGCTATACCAACAAAACCAGGTATTGTGTTGTCTCTTGAAAGAATGGATAAAGTAACTATTGATGTTGACAACATGGTTGCAGAAGTAGAAGCGGGTGCAACACTTGGAAAACTAATTGAGGAAGCTGAAAAACATAACTTGATGTTTCCAGCACACCCAGGTGATGAAGGTGCTACAGTAGGAGGTTTGGTAGCATGTAATGCTGGAGGCTCAAGAGCTGTGAAAACAGGTGTTGTGAGAAACTATGTTCTTGGTCTAGAAATTGTTCTTCCAAATGGGGATATTCTCAGACTTGGTGGAAAAACTATTAAAAATAACATGGGTTATAACCTTGCTCATTTATTCATAGGTTCTGAAGGTGTTTTAGGTGTAATAACAAAAGCTTATATAAGACTATATCCAAAGTGGCGTTACACAGCAACAATAGTTGTTCCATTTAATAGCAGGGTAGATGCTTTTAGAGCTGCTAAAAAGATTTTGTTTGAAGGTTTAACGCCACTTGCTTTGGAGTACTTCGATAGAAAAGTCATAGAAACTTCTGCAAATTACCTAGGTACTACGTGGCCTGTTAAAGAAGGTGAATACTATTTAATGATTATTCTTGCAGAGGCTTTGGAAGATGTACTATATGTTGAAATGGAGCATATAGATAATATTGTAAGAAGTGAGGGTGCGTTAGAGCCTTTTGTAACTCAAAGAGATGATGAACAAAAAAGTTTGTTAAAGATTAGAAGCGAAATATTCTCAGCTTTAAAGGAAGAGACATTTGATATTCTAGACACGACAGTTCCTATAGGTGTTGTAGATAGATTTATTGAGAATGTAATCGATATTGAGAAAAGATATGGTGTGTGGCTTCCAGTATATGGCCATGTTGGCGATGGAAATGTTCATGTTCATGTAATGAAGCATAAGGGATTTAGCAAAGAACAGCTCGAAAAAATAGCTGAGGATGTATATGATGTAGCTTTGCTGCTAGGAGGAACAATAACAGGAGAGCATGGAATAGGTTATATCAGAAGAAAATATGTTAAAAAAGTTTTGGGAGATGCATGGATAGAAACTGTTAAAAAGTTGAAAAGTGTTTTAGATCCAAATAATATTCTCAATCCTGATAAGGTTTTGCCGGGTGACTAA
- the larA gene encoding nickel-dependent lactate racemase produces MTNVRIAFPYGKGYLYLDLPDKTQVLYSKTPKGLSEEETRKLIENSINNPVGSEPLALLASKSRKVAILITDKTRATPNKILLEHVLAVLIRNGVKKENIDIVVATGLHKPHAKPEIVELVGKNIAEEYNVWSHDSDNEKLMTYLGKTSYNTDVIINKTVVESDLTIGVGLIEPHFFAGYSGGRKLILPGVSATKTVYQNHSFKMLSHPKADYGYLDGNPVHEDMVEAAKLVKSYKFIVHVLLDKEKRVFEVVSGDPFQAHVHGVKELDKYVKVKVSFEADLTIVTNGGYPLDRDLYQAVKGMVTASRVTRRGGVIVMLAECIDGVGHEHFRELASMSKDPKKILEYIEKNEPLRDQWEVQKLEQVLLKNRVIVVTKNISHSVLEEMNLIPASSAEEAMQIACKEISCEKVIAIPEGPYIIPFLD; encoded by the coding sequence GTGACTAATGTGAGAATAGCGTTTCCATATGGCAAAGGTTATTTGTATCTCGACTTGCCAGATAAAACACAGGTGCTTTATTCAAAAACGCCAAAGGGTTTAAGTGAGGAGGAAACCCGTAAACTTATTGAAAATAGTATAAATAATCCAGTTGGCTCAGAACCTCTGGCTTTGCTAGCTTCAAAATCAAGAAAAGTTGCAATATTAATAACAGACAAGACTAGGGCCACACCAAACAAGATATTATTGGAGCATGTGCTTGCTGTGCTAATTAGGAATGGTGTTAAGAAAGAGAATATAGATATTGTTGTTGCTACAGGTCTTCATAAACCACATGCAAAACCGGAGATTGTGGAATTGGTTGGAAAGAATATAGCTGAGGAATACAATGTTTGGAGTCATGATTCTGATAATGAAAAGCTTATGACTTATTTGGGCAAAACTTCATATAATACTGATGTGATTATAAATAAAACTGTTGTTGAATCGGATTTAACAATTGGTGTAGGGCTTATAGAGCCCCACTTCTTTGCTGGTTATAGTGGTGGTAGAAAACTTATTTTACCTGGTGTTTCAGCAACAAAAACTGTTTATCAGAATCATAGCTTCAAAATGCTTTCTCATCCAAAAGCTGATTACGGGTATTTAGATGGTAATCCTGTTCATGAGGATATGGTTGAAGCAGCTAAGCTTGTGAAGAGCTATAAATTCATTGTGCATGTTCTTCTAGATAAGGAGAAGAGGGTGTTTGAGGTGGTTTCTGGAGATCCGTTTCAAGCTCATGTGCATGGCGTTAAAGAACTTGATAAATATGTTAAGGTGAAAGTTTCTTTCGAAGCGGATTTAACAATTGTTACTAATGGTGGTTACCCACTTGATAGAGACTTGTATCAAGCTGTTAAAGGTATGGTAACAGCATCAAGAGTTACGAGAAGAGGAGGTGTTATAGTAATGCTGGCAGAGTGTATAGATGGTGTTGGACATGAGCATTTCAGAGAGCTAGCATCCATGAGCAAAGACCCTAAAAAGATTTTAGAGTATATAGAGAAGAATGAGCCTTTGAGAGATCAGTGGGAGGTTCAAAAACTTGAGCAGGTGCTTCTAAAGAATAGAGTTATTGTTGTAACAAAAAATATTAGCCATAGTGTTCTAGAGGAAATGAATCTTATTCCAGCCTCTTCTGCTGAAGAAGCAATGCAAATAGCATGTAAAGAGATTTCTTGTGAAAAAGTTATAGCTATTCCAGAAGGCCCCTATATAATACCATTTTTGGATTAA
- a CDS encoding MFS transporter: MGETFTRSDSFPKVEIYTVLSVTTLVNFLTGFNARLAVVGLPTIARDLNADIYQIIWIVQGYILGSTILQLIVGRLSDLFGRVRLFNVGIAIFGLGAFMSGISSSSLLLIVSRIVQGVGAAFLISLTVTILTDNAPPTRLATWLGVRVS; the protein is encoded by the coding sequence GTGGGTGAGACTTTTACGAGAAGTGACTCTTTTCCAAAAGTGGAAATTTATACAGTTTTATCTGTAACCACATTAGTGAATTTCTTAACAGGGTTCAATGCAAGACTTGCTGTTGTTGGTTTACCCACTATTGCAAGAGACTTAAATGCTGATATCTATCAAATCATATGGATTGTTCAAGGCTATATACTTGGCTCGACAATTCTTCAGCTTATTGTTGGAAGGTTATCTGACTTGTTTGGAAGAGTAAGATTATTCAATGTGGGAATTGCCATTTTTGGTCTCGGTGCTTTCATGTCTGGTATAAGCAGCAGCTCGCTACTTTTAATTGTTTCAAGAATTGTTCAAGGTGTTGGAGCTGCATTTTTAATATCTTTAACAGTTACTATTTTAACAGACAATGCACCTCCTACTAGACTTGCTACATGGCTTGGGGTTCGGGTTTCATAG
- a CDS encoding transposase yields MKTLELVKVYSIPVKDERVRELITWYLRTLQKAIDVIWDNIKWEYRFPKLVRKSGKLVVITGLKIRVPAIPKNKVFKKMLRDMLMKDNPYASHWVDAVIRTAYSIMESWRKRYLKERARKIKPRVRRRFARCKTTLMKVDYQAKTIRITLRPGEYLTVSWRSTWFEHRVRGWIVGEVIIKDDRIIIPFKTSKEVEVKRVVGWDSNELTLDGYEPSIGFIHINLRPLQSMKIVYERKKAIAQSKGKKEVYEKYVARERNREKDFVNKLVAGLIRLLPNSIHVFEDLDKEDLVSRKRVKKSRRKRNARMPWRSIHRRISETALTVFVNPKNTSRTCPRCGYVVKTQVGRIFKCPRCGLEMNRQKVASVNIRKRYLEGRCKEGKPRMWGFPHSNDPEASMMVELWAGVTPNGWKPMIWAPMKGALKAMKPRVEGWHQLI; encoded by the coding sequence TTGAAGACCCTTGAGCTTGTTAAAGTGTATTCAATTCCAGTAAAGGACGAAAGGGTTAGAGAGTTAATAACGTGGTATCTGAGGACTCTGCAGAAGGCTATAGACGTGATATGGGATAATATCAAGTGGGAATACCGCTTCCCGAAGCTTGTTAGAAAGAGTGGAAAGCTGGTAGTGATTACTGGTTTGAAGATACGCGTACCAGCAATACCAAAGAATAAAGTGTTCAAGAAGATGCTTAGAGATATGCTTATGAAGGATAACCCGTACGCGAGCCACTGGGTTGATGCTGTTATCAGAACAGCTTATTCGATCATGGAATCCTGGAGGAAGAGATACCTAAAAGAGAGAGCTAGGAAGATTAAGCCAAGGGTTAGGAGGAGGTTCGCTAGGTGCAAAACAACGCTTATGAAGGTAGATTATCAAGCTAAGACCATTAGAATAACGCTGAGACCGGGAGAGTACCTGACTGTGTCGTGGAGATCAACGTGGTTCGAGCACAGAGTTAGGGGCTGGATTGTTGGCGAGGTTATAATTAAGGATGATAGAATCATTATTCCCTTTAAGACCTCTAAGGAGGTTGAGGTTAAGAGGGTTGTTGGCTGGGATAGTAACGAGCTGACATTGGATGGCTACGAGCCATCAATAGGATTCATACACATAAACCTCAGACCTCTTCAGAGCATGAAAATTGTTTATGAGAGGAAGAAGGCGATTGCACAGAGCAAGGGCAAGAAGGAGGTTTACGAGAAGTATGTGGCTAGGGAGAGGAACAGGGAGAAGGATTTTGTAAACAAGCTAGTAGCAGGTCTGATAAGGTTGTTACCAAACTCTATCCATGTTTTCGAGGATCTAGATAAGGAGGATCTTGTTAGCAGGAAGAGAGTTAAGAAGTCTAGGAGGAAGAGAAACGCTAGGATGCCTTGGAGGAGCATACACAGAAGAATATCAGAGACTGCTCTAACAGTTTTTGTGAATCCCAAGAACACATCTCGTACCTGCCCCAGATGCGGGTATGTTGTGAAGACCCAAGTGGGGCGTATATTCAAGTGTCCGAGGTGCGGACTTGAGATGAATAGACAGAAAGTAGCATCGGTGAACATTAGGAAGAGATACTTGGAAGGTAGATGTAAGGAAGGAAAACCCAGGATGTGGGGGTTCCCCCACAGCAATGACCCAGAGGCCTCGATGATGGTGGAGCTGTGGGCTGGGGTCACCCCAAACGGGTGGAAGCCAATGATATGGGCTCCAATGAAAGGAGCTCTGAAGGCAATGAAGCCAAGGGTAGAGGGCTGGCATCAATTAATATAA
- a CDS encoding IS607 family transposase — MLRPKEVCQRLGISYTTLREYVRRGWIKPVVLESGWWRFREEDVDKLMGLTRARRAVLYARVSSHAQKDDLDRQIRALEEWARKNNVQEYEVITDIGSDLNEDRKGFRKILKLAVERKISKVVVAYPDRLTRFGFETLEELLRSFGVEIVVLNHEDRDPREELVEDLITIISHFAGKLYGMRSHKYEKMVEGVRRLVEDP; from the coding sequence ATGTTAAGACCTAAGGAGGTTTGCCAGAGGCTGGGGATAAGTTACACTACCCTCAGGGAGTATGTTAGAAGAGGCTGGATCAAGCCTGTTGTCCTTGAGAGTGGTTGGTGGAGGTTTAGGGAAGAGGATGTCGACAAGCTGATGGGTTTAACCAGGGCTAGGAGGGCTGTGCTATATGCCAGAGTCTCATCACATGCGCAGAAGGACGACTTAGATAGACAGATTAGAGCCTTGGAGGAGTGGGCTAGGAAAAACAATGTCCAAGAGTACGAGGTCATAACCGATATCGGTAGTGATCTCAACGAGGATAGGAAGGGCTTCAGGAAGATACTGAAGCTAGCTGTGGAGAGAAAAATATCGAAGGTTGTCGTGGCGTATCCGGATAGGCTGACTAGGTTCGGTTTCGAAACACTTGAGGAGCTCTTGAGATCCTTCGGCGTTGAAATAGTCGTCTTAAACCACGAGGATAGAGATCCGAGAGAAGAGCTTGTGGAAGACCTCATAACAATAATCTCTCACTTCGCGGGGAAACTCTACGGCATGAGGAGCCACAAGTACGAGAAGATGGTTGAGGGTGTAAGGAGGCTTGTTGAAGACCCTTGA
- a CDS encoding Nramp family divalent metal transporter codes for MLSRLEKELEVVDNLPPPPPLTFKNVMRIIGPSAIVLGVAIGSGEWLIGPANAVLYGAGIMWIATVSILLQTLLNAEMVRYTKYTGEPIFNGMLRLWPGPRFWGPLLIVLSVLERAWPAWAFASATALAAAFLGRIPGAGDEITVMITGLLLALLIVAIVSFGGVIERALEIVQWIFIFLIIGFLIFLNVLLTPAKVASDVAAGFFKFGYFPRGATVALLAALAGYAGAGGLNNTTITNYYRDKGFGMGSIVGAIPSLIRGKKITVSPKGKIFKITSENLDAWRKWRLLTWIDIVGIFTTGAFIGMYLCVALAVALIPPGTQIGGWGVAAYQGNTLAARLGFAGWVIALLTGFWILFSTQLGSTDMITRTLTDLLWSFSDRVRKWAGGEIKKLYYTVLTFITIWIFFAFALTYLFKIQPFIWILLVANISNIVLGIVAIATAYMNRKWLPKEIRAPLWSTIILILGALFFWFFFAVAMILNQFFGIKF; via the coding sequence ATGTTAAGCAGATTGGAAAAGGAGCTTGAGGTTGTAGATAATCTACCTCCCCCACCACCACTTACCTTTAAAAATGTTATGAGAATTATAGGTCCTAGCGCAATTGTTTTGGGTGTGGCTATAGGCTCTGGTGAATGGCTTATAGGACCTGCTAATGCGGTTCTCTATGGAGCAGGTATTATGTGGATTGCTACAGTATCTATACTACTACAAACACTGCTCAATGCTGAAATGGTTAGATACACCAAATATACAGGTGAACCTATCTTCAACGGCATGCTGAGACTATGGCCAGGCCCCAGGTTTTGGGGCCCTCTACTAATAGTTTTATCAGTTCTTGAAAGAGCCTGGCCTGCATGGGCTTTTGCAAGTGCCACAGCTCTTGCAGCAGCTTTTCTTGGTAGAATACCTGGTGCAGGTGACGAGATTACTGTTATGATAACAGGTCTTCTACTAGCGTTGCTAATTGTAGCTATAGTGTCTTTTGGTGGTGTTATTGAAAGAGCTTTGGAAATAGTTCAGTGGATATTCATATTCCTAATAATAGGATTTCTAATATTCCTAAACGTGCTTTTGACACCAGCTAAAGTTGCTTCAGATGTTGCTGCAGGATTCTTCAAATTTGGCTACTTTCCCAGAGGAGCCACAGTAGCCTTATTAGCAGCACTAGCAGGCTATGCTGGTGCAGGTGGATTAAACAACACCACCATAACTAACTACTATAGAGATAAGGGTTTTGGCATGGGATCTATTGTTGGCGCTATTCCATCACTTATAAGAGGAAAGAAGATAACTGTTTCACCTAAAGGCAAAATATTTAAGATTACATCAGAAAATCTTGATGCATGGAGAAAGTGGAGATTATTAACATGGATTGACATAGTAGGCATCTTCACCACAGGAGCCTTCATAGGAATGTACTTATGTGTTGCTCTAGCAGTTGCTCTAATTCCTCCAGGCACACAAATCGGTGGATGGGGTGTAGCAGCCTATCAAGGCAACACATTAGCTGCTAGACTAGGTTTCGCTGGTTGGGTAATAGCTTTGTTAACAGGCTTCTGGATACTATTTAGTACTCAACTAGGCTCTACAGACATGATAACAAGAACACTAACAGATTTGTTATGGAGTTTTAGTGATAGAGTTAGGAAGTGGGCTGGAGGAGAAATCAAAAAACTTTACTACACAGTACTTACCTTCATAACAATATGGATATTCTTTGCATTTGCATTAACATACCTATTCAAGATACAGCCTTTCATCTGGATTCTTCTAGTGGCAAACATATCAAATATAGTATTAGGAATTGTTGCAATCGCTACAGCATATATGAATAGAAAATGGTTACCTAAAGAGATAAGAGCACCACTATGGTCAACCATAATATTGATATTAGGAGCACTGTTCTTCTGGTTCTTCTTCGCAGTAGCAATGATATTAAATCAATTCTTTGGAATTAAATTCTAA
- a CDS encoding glycerate kinase type-2 family protein: MAIKNVDELSKTFLHRLALELAEHGLAVADPYNAVKNHVRICNGRICVADNAIDVVGRIHVIGFGKASKRMAMALSDILGDKIIGGVVITPDEESSYGNIRFVKGDHPIPGENTLKSSRALLEYVTSNVLEDDIVFVVVSGGGSALFEVPEDGIDLKDVAWISKELMKRGSDIFELNAVRKRFSKVKGGKLLRFLKCRKVISLIVSDVVGDRLDTIASGPTAPDETTFQDVYTILKRRGLWNELRESMRRIVEMGLEGKIPDTPKSGDKIFEKVLNVIIASNKIVLDSMAKKAREYGFNTLVLTSMLEGEAREVGKVLASIIKNIERYNEPIQKPAAIFAGGETVVTVKGRGIGGRNQELCLSLSISIKSMRNVVALCMGTDGVDGISPAAGAIVDGETYHEGLNQGLDAQEYLENNDSYTYFSKIRKSIVTGYTGTNVNDIFIALIK, translated from the coding sequence ATGGCAATAAAAAATGTTGATGAATTGTCAAAAACATTTTTACATAGACTAGCTTTGGAACTTGCTGAACATGGCTTGGCTGTTGCTGATCCATATAATGCTGTGAAAAACCATGTTAGAATATGTAATGGTAGAATATGTGTAGCTGATAATGCTATAGATGTTGTGGGGAGAATACATGTTATAGGATTTGGAAAAGCTTCGAAAAGAATGGCCATGGCATTAAGTGATATACTTGGAGATAAAATAATTGGGGGAGTTGTTATAACACCTGATGAAGAAAGCTCATATGGAAATATAAGATTTGTTAAAGGTGATCACCCAATCCCAGGTGAAAACACGTTAAAATCTTCTAGAGCACTTCTAGAGTATGTAACAAGTAATGTGCTTGAAGATGACATTGTATTTGTTGTTGTGTCTGGAGGAGGCTCGGCATTATTTGAAGTTCCAGAAGATGGTATTGATTTAAAGGATGTTGCATGGATTTCGAAAGAGCTTATGAAGAGAGGCTCTGACATATTTGAGTTGAATGCTGTAAGGAAAAGGTTTTCTAAGGTTAAGGGTGGAAAACTCCTAAGGTTTTTAAAGTGCAGAAAGGTGATATCGCTGATAGTTAGTGATGTTGTTGGAGATAGATTGGACACAATAGCCTCTGGTCCTACAGCACCTGATGAAACAACTTTTCAAGATGTTTACACCATTCTGAAGAGACGTGGGCTATGGAATGAGCTTAGAGAGTCTATGCGAAGAATTGTTGAAATGGGGTTGGAGGGAAAAATACCTGATACGCCTAAAAGTGGTGATAAAATATTTGAGAAAGTACTGAATGTGATTATCGCAAGTAATAAAATAGTTTTAGATTCCATGGCAAAAAAGGCTAGAGAGTATGGGTTTAACACATTAGTATTAACCTCAATGCTTGAGGGAGAGGCAAGAGAAGTTGGGAAAGTGTTGGCATCGATAATCAAAAACATTGAAAGATATAATGAGCCAATACAAAAACCTGCAGCAATATTTGCTGGTGGAGAAACTGTTGTAACAGTTAAAGGCAGAGGTATTGGTGGAAGAAACCAGGAGCTTTGCTTATCCCTATCAATTTCAATTAAGAGCATGAGAAATGTTGTGGCATTGTGTATGGGAACTGATGGTGTTGATGGTATAAGCCCAGCTGCTGGTGCTATAGTAGATGGTGAAACATATCATGAAGGATTAAATCAGGGATTAGATGCCCAGGAATATCTAGAGAATAATGATAGCTATACCTACTTCTCAAAGATCAGAAAATCAATTGTAACAGGGTATACAGGCACGAATGTAAATGACATCTTCATAGCTTTAATAAAGTAA
- a CDS encoding sugar phosphate isomerase/epimerase family protein yields MLVFSTMILVNLSPVDALTTLIRNGFFIEIGYDNFITYGGKYAENQLIKRVLETVTSYDKNFIKSIHMPYDEIDADTVPLEAIVSRMIKWLDFAQEVGASIAVFHTLKTSSNVFDTNLYFFRKIVKEASDRGVMVAIENRLEKELFGSKPQDLKNLVTALGEEAGICLDVGHANITKNLRQFIDVVGNQVIELHLHDNDGSKDLHKPPYTGSVDWNLVTEFIKRRKNALPVFEVLCRESPVHCIVNANTIRKMFEI; encoded by the coding sequence TTGCTGGTTTTCTCCACAATGATCCTCGTCAATTTAAGTCCAGTAGATGCTTTAACTACATTAATTAGAAATGGGTTTTTTATTGAAATTGGTTATGACAACTTCATTACCTATGGAGGTAAATATGCAGAGAATCAACTAATTAAGAGAGTCTTAGAAACTGTTACTAGCTATGATAAAAACTTCATAAAGTCTATTCATATGCCATATGATGAAATAGATGCTGATACTGTTCCACTAGAAGCTATTGTAAGTAGAATGATTAAGTGGCTGGATTTTGCTCAAGAAGTGGGAGCATCTATAGCTGTTTTCCATACATTAAAAACATCCTCAAATGTCTTCGATACTAATCTCTACTTCTTTAGAAAGATTGTGAAAGAAGCAAGTGATAGAGGTGTTATGGTTGCTATTGAGAATAGACTTGAAAAAGAGCTTTTTGGCTCAAAACCACAGGATTTGAAAAATCTTGTTACAGCTCTTGGTGAAGAGGCTGGAATATGTCTAGATGTTGGCCATGCAAACATAACTAAAAATTTAAGACAATTTATAGACGTTGTTGGAAACCAAGTAATAGAGTTGCATCTTCACGACAACGATGGTTCAAAGGATTTACACAAACCACCATATACTGGCTCTGTTGATTGGAATCTTGTCACAGAGTTTATTAAAAGAAGAAAAAATGCTTTACCAGTTTTCGAGGTTTTATGTAGAGAATCGCCTGTGCATTGCATAGTCAATGCAAATACAATTAGGAAAATGTTTGAAATTTAG